Proteins encoded together in one Psychrobacter sanguinis window:
- a CDS encoding DUF4212 domain-containing protein yields MNSSQDSSGYWKANVRLILICLFIWAFCSYGCGILFRPLLAGIKFGGADLGFWFAQQGSIITFIILIFFYAWRMNKLDKQYGLDEE; encoded by the coding sequence ATGAATTCTTCACAAGACTCATCAGGCTATTGGAAAGCCAATGTCCGTCTCATTCTTATCTGTCTCTTTATATGGGCTTTTTGTTCATACGGCTGTGGTATTTTATTCCGTCCTTTATTGGCAGGGATAAAATTTGGGGGCGCTGATCTGGGATTCTGGTTTGCACAACAGGGCTCGATTATCACCTTTATTATTCTCATCTTCTTCTACGCTTGGCGTATGAATAAGCTGGATAAACAATACGGCTTAGATGAGGAGTAA
- a CDS encoding alanine/glycine:cation symporter family protein — MLEQPNAFTEGFNTVVNWVNGVIWGNDSWLIMDNPWFGLLVFVLIGAGIFFTVATRFIQFRHFGHMWSLLRISGEGRKEGGISSFEALMTSLAARVGTGNLAGVAIAIYIGGPGAVFWMWITAILGMSTSFIESTLAQAYKVPHTDNVYRGGPAYYIEKGLGKRWMAIFFSLCLLVAFGLAFNGVQANTIAQASHEAFGAPTWMTGIVLVVLVAPIVFGGLRSVARVAGKVVPVMAILYILLALFIIVTNFNAFPSAIALIVKSAFGLEQAAGGVLGYGIAQAMINGIKRGLFSNEAGMGSAPNAAATAKSHPDHPAVQGFMQMLGVFIDTLVICSATASIIILSGVTSDPNVEQEGIKLTQLALSQYVGDSGVYFIAVAIFFFAFTSIIANYSYGESNLEFISGEKSAKSAIMIFRFLVLAMVFIGSVASLPAIWNFADLSMGLMALTNLVAIVLLSPVALRVLRDYERQIKEGKTPDQITFDPDQFVKLKDEANRDAWKD; from the coding sequence ATGCTCGAACAGCCGAATGCTTTCACTGAAGGCTTTAATACCGTTGTAAATTGGGTGAACGGAGTTATCTGGGGTAATGATTCCTGGCTAATCATGGACAATCCATGGTTTGGTTTACTGGTTTTCGTGCTCATTGGTGCCGGTATATTTTTTACAGTGGCCACCCGTTTTATCCAGTTTCGCCATTTTGGTCATATGTGGAGTTTGCTACGCATTTCAGGTGAAGGTCGTAAAGAAGGGGGCATTAGCTCTTTTGAAGCCTTAATGACATCTTTGGCTGCCCGTGTCGGTACTGGTAACTTAGCGGGTGTGGCTATCGCGATTTATATCGGTGGCCCAGGTGCCGTATTCTGGATGTGGATTACCGCTATTCTAGGGATGTCGACCAGCTTTATTGAGTCAACTTTGGCTCAGGCTTATAAAGTACCGCATACAGACAACGTTTACCGTGGTGGACCTGCCTACTATATCGAAAAAGGCTTAGGTAAGCGTTGGATGGCGATATTTTTCTCGCTCTGTTTATTAGTAGCCTTTGGTTTGGCCTTTAATGGGGTTCAGGCCAATACCATCGCTCAAGCTTCGCATGAGGCATTTGGTGCCCCAACGTGGATGACCGGAATCGTCTTAGTAGTATTAGTAGCGCCAATCGTATTTGGTGGTTTACGTTCTGTGGCAAGAGTGGCAGGTAAAGTGGTACCAGTAATGGCCATTTTATACATATTATTGGCCCTGTTTATTATCGTAACGAATTTCAATGCGTTCCCATCGGCGATTGCTTTAATTGTGAAATCAGCCTTTGGTTTGGAGCAAGCGGCAGGGGGTGTGCTAGGTTATGGTATTGCTCAAGCAATGATTAATGGTATCAAACGTGGCCTGTTCTCTAACGAGGCCGGTATGGGTTCTGCACCTAATGCTGCTGCCACCGCAAAAAGCCACCCAGATCATCCAGCTGTACAGGGCTTTATGCAAATGTTAGGGGTGTTCATTGATACTTTAGTGATTTGTAGCGCCACTGCTTCTATCATTATTTTATCAGGTGTGACCAGCGACCCTAATGTTGAGCAAGAAGGTATTAAATTGACTCAGCTAGCGTTATCACAATATGTGGGCGACTCAGGGGTTTACTTTATTGCTGTTGCTATTTTCTTCTTTGCGTTTACTTCTATCATTGCTAATTACAGCTATGGTGAGTCAAACTTAGAGTTTATCTCTGGAGAGAAAAGTGCCAAATCTGCCATTATGATTTTCCGTTTTCTAGTGCTGGCGATGGTGTTTATTGGTTCAGTGGCAAGCTTACCTGCCATCTGGAACTTCGCCGACTTATCTATGGGCTTAATGGCACTGACTAACTTGGTCGCAATTGTGCTGTTGTCACCTGTTGCGCTACGCGTCTTACGTGATTATGAGCGTCAGATTAAAGAGGGCAAAACACCTGATCAAATCACTTTTGATCCTGACCAGTTTGTGAAGTTAAAAGATGAAGCAAACCGTGATGCGTGGAAGGACTAA